A genomic region of Nostoc sp. UHCC 0702 contains the following coding sequences:
- a CDS encoding alpha/beta hydrolase encodes MPQRQTLFKSDIQLSYLEWHQGEKPLLLLHGLADNALVWSSLGDYLAADYHIVAPDMRGHGESSKPEKDYSFTSAIADLEALMDQLGWSSADVVSHSWTGKLAVIWAKQNPKRLRSLILVDPIFIWKMPNFLKLTLPMLYRVLPFLKGMGPFASYESAEQQARQLSLYQGWTVLQQQVFQAGIEQKPDGSWGSKFTVAARNEIFEEVLQVPGFTIPLDTPTLFIQPEKGVNRQDWQLQPYKTYLKNLRLCRVPGNHWPFLSNPEAFNRTIAAFLAEEYR; translated from the coding sequence ATGCCTCAACGTCAAACCTTATTTAAATCAGATATTCAACTTTCTTACTTGGAGTGGCATCAAGGTGAAAAACCTTTATTGTTATTACATGGCTTAGCTGACAACGCCCTGGTTTGGTCTAGCTTAGGTGATTACTTGGCAGCAGACTATCACATAGTTGCACCAGATATGCGCGGTCATGGTGAAAGCAGCAAACCAGAGAAAGATTATAGTTTTACAAGCGCGATCGCAGACTTAGAGGCACTCATGGATCAGTTGGGATGGTCTTCTGCTGATGTTGTGAGTCACTCTTGGACGGGCAAATTAGCTGTGATCTGGGCAAAGCAAAATCCTAAACGTTTGCGGAGTTTGATTTTGGTCGATCCGATTTTCATCTGGAAAATGCCTAATTTCCTGAAATTAACATTACCAATGTTGTACCGCGTCTTACCTTTTCTCAAAGGTATGGGGCCGTTTGCAAGTTACGAGTCAGCAGAACAACAAGCGCGTCAATTAAGCCTGTATCAAGGATGGACTGTCTTGCAGCAGCAGGTTTTCCAAGCAGGAATTGAACAAAAACCTGATGGTAGCTGGGGTAGCAAGTTTACTGTTGCAGCCCGCAATGAGATTTTTGAGGAAGTGTTGCAAGTCCCAGGTTTTACAATTCCCCTGGACACTCCTACTCTCTTCATACAGCCAGAAAAAGGTGTTAACCGCCAAGATTGGCAACTCCAACCTTACAAAACTTACTTGAAAAACTTACGTTTGTGCCGAGTTCCCGGCAATCATTGGCCCTTTTTGAGTAATCCAGAGGCATTTAACCGGACTATAGCAGCTTTTCTCGCAGAAGAATATAGGTGA
- a CDS encoding DUF4082 domain-containing protein, which yields MKRLIRMMILMMLTTVLVLGLHMGFPLSMQRVLAQAAPCTSPANSIVAENCQTGNPSSEWNISGVGDSSIQGFATDISVNKGETISFKIKTNATNYRLDIYRMGYYSGNGARKVATVQRSLTQAQNQPNCLTNTTTGLIDCGNWAVSASWSVPTNVTSGIYFAKVVRTDTGGASHIVFIVRDDASTSDLLFQTSDTTWQAYNDYGGNSLYTGSPAGRAYKVSYNRPFNTRVVDSGQDWLFNAEYPMVRWLEANGYNVSYFTGVDSDRRGNLIRNHKVFLSVAHDEYWSNDQRANVENARNLGTHLAFFSGNEVFWKTRWENSIDSSATPYRTLVTYKETKANAVIDPQDPPTWTGTWRDPRFSPPADGGRPENALTGTIFKVNGGTTAIKVPEADGKMRLWRNTDIANLSAGSTATLATATLGYEWDEDSDNGFRPAGLVRLSTTTANNVEVLQDYGSTYANGTATHHLTLYKHTSGALVFGAGTIQWSWGLDANHDNTDRGNTTDVRMQQATVNLLADMGVQPVTLQSNLLAATASTDTTAPTSTITSPTTGTNVQIGAQVTITGTATDVGGGVVGAVEVSVDGGTTWHSANGRASWSYTWTPTTSGSVTINSRASDDSGNLETPGTGVTVTVGERTCPCTIWNSTATPTNPSDSDTNAVEVGVKFRSDKDGYITGIRFYKGSGNTGTHVGTLWSSTGTQLARATFTNETNSGWQEISFSSPVAITANTVYVASYHTNVGGYASDEGYFASAGVDSPPLYALANGVSGSNGVYSYSSNSTFPSSTYQSSNYWVDVVFTTSTTPDTTPPTVSATTPNNGATNVSVGASVTATFSEALDSATINTNTFELRGTNNTLVSATVTYNTNNNTATLTPSSSLAASTTYSATVRGGTTDPRVKDQAGNALAADFTWSFTTATADTTPPTVTSTTPSNNATGVSTGTSVTATFSESINSATINTNTFELRGSNNTLVTATVTYNTSNNTATLTPNSPLATSTTYTATVKGGSTDPRVKDSAGNALAANVTWSFTTGAGATSIWNNTVTPTVVADPETSAVEVGVKFRSDVSGKITGIRFYKSSTNTGTHVGTLWSSTGTQLKRATFSNETASGWQQVNFASPQTITANTTYVASYHTNVGQYSIDEGYFANAGVDNPPLHALANGVSGSNGVYKYSSNAAFPNNSYQSSNYWVDIVFAPN from the coding sequence ATGAAAAGGCTCATTAGAATGATGATCCTGATGATGCTAACAACAGTTCTGGTTTTGGGATTGCACATGGGGTTTCCTCTGTCGATGCAGAGGGTGCTGGCACAAGCTGCTCCCTGTACTTCCCCAGCCAATTCAATAGTTGCCGAGAACTGTCAAACTGGTAATCCCTCTAGTGAATGGAATATCAGTGGTGTTGGTGACTCAAGTATTCAGGGTTTTGCCACTGATATCAGCGTCAATAAGGGAGAGACTATTTCTTTCAAAATCAAAACCAACGCCACTAACTATCGGCTAGATATTTACCGCATGGGCTACTACAGTGGTAACGGTGCCCGTAAGGTAGCAACTGTTCAACGTTCGTTAACACAGGCCCAAAACCAACCAAACTGCCTCACAAATACAACAACTGGACTAATAGATTGTGGAAACTGGGCAGTGTCTGCGTCGTGGTCTGTACCAACAAACGTCACATCAGGGATATATTTCGCCAAAGTTGTGCGTACCGATACTGGAGGAGCAAGCCATATCGTCTTTATCGTTCGAGACGACGCCAGCACTTCCGATTTGCTTTTCCAAACCTCTGATACGACTTGGCAAGCATACAATGACTACGGTGGCAATAGCCTTTATACAGGGTCACCTGCTGGTAGAGCATACAAAGTCAGCTATAACCGTCCATTCAATACCCGTGTAGTTGACAGCGGTCAAGATTGGCTGTTTAACGCTGAATACCCCATGGTTCGGTGGCTGGAGGCTAATGGTTACAATGTCAGCTACTTTACTGGAGTGGATAGCGATCGCCGTGGTAATTTAATTCGCAATCATAAGGTTTTTCTATCTGTTGCTCACGACGAGTACTGGTCGAACGATCAACGCGCCAACGTCGAAAATGCCAGGAATCTTGGTACTCATCTGGCTTTCTTTAGCGGTAATGAAGTCTTCTGGAAAACTCGTTGGGAAAATAGTATTGATTCATCGGCCACACCCTATCGCACCTTAGTTACTTACAAGGAAACCAAAGCCAACGCTGTCATCGATCCCCAAGATCCTCCTACCTGGACAGGCACCTGGCGCGACCCGCGCTTTAGCCCTCCAGCTGATGGTGGTCGTCCTGAGAATGCCCTAACTGGAACAATCTTCAAAGTCAACGGCGGGACTACTGCTATCAAAGTACCCGAAGCAGATGGTAAGATGCGCTTATGGCGCAACACTGACATTGCCAACCTTTCAGCAGGGAGTACTGCTACACTGGCTACCGCCACCCTAGGTTATGAATGGGATGAAGACTCTGACAACGGATTCAGACCTGCTGGCTTGGTTCGCTTGTCAACGACCACAGCTAACAATGTCGAGGTTCTACAAGACTACGGATCAACATATGCCAATGGTACGGCAACTCATCATTTGACACTCTATAAGCATACTAGTGGTGCCCTAGTCTTCGGTGCTGGAACCATACAATGGTCTTGGGGTTTAGATGCCAATCACGACAATACAGACCGAGGTAATACAACGGATGTACGGATGCAGCAAGCAACCGTTAACCTGTTAGCTGATATGGGTGTGCAACCTGTTACATTGCAGAGCAATTTGTTAGCTGCTACTGCTTCCACTGATACAACCGCTCCTACCTCAACAATTACCTCACCGACTACTGGTACAAATGTACAGATTGGTGCACAGGTGACAATCACGGGTACAGCAACTGATGTCGGTGGTGGTGTGGTGGGTGCTGTGGAGGTATCGGTAGACGGCGGGACGACATGGCATTCTGCCAATGGTCGTGCTAGCTGGAGTTATACTTGGACACCTACTACCTCTGGTTCTGTAACCATCAACAGCCGCGCCAGTGATGATAGCGGTAATCTGGAGACTCCAGGAACAGGTGTTACTGTCACAGTTGGAGAACGTACTTGTCCCTGCACTATCTGGAACAGCACAGCAACACCGACAAATCCATCAGACAGTGATACTAATGCTGTTGAGGTGGGAGTTAAATTCCGCTCAGATAAGGACGGCTACATTACTGGTATCCGATTCTATAAAGGAAGCGGTAATACAGGTACTCATGTCGGCACTCTCTGGAGCAGTACTGGTACACAGCTAGCGAGGGCGACTTTCACCAACGAAACCAATTCAGGCTGGCAAGAGATCAGTTTTTCTAGTCCTGTAGCGATTACTGCTAACACCGTTTACGTGGCTTCCTACCATACCAATGTTGGGGGGTATGCCTCAGATGAAGGATACTTTGCTAGCGCTGGAGTTGATAGCCCACCACTCTATGCTCTGGCCAATGGAGTGAGTGGAAGCAATGGTGTCTATAGCTATAGCTCGAACTCAACCTTCCCTAGCTCAACTTATCAGTCGAGCAACTACTGGGTGGATGTAGTCTTCACAACTAGCACAACTCCTGATACAACGCCACCGACGGTGAGTGCAACGACTCCCAACAACGGTGCTACTAACGTCAGTGTTGGAGCAAGCGTCACGGCTACTTTCAGCGAGGCTCTAGATTCAGCAACAATTAATACCAATACATTTGAATTGCGGGGGACAAATAATACCCTGGTATCAGCCACTGTCACCTACAATACCAACAACAATACCGCCACGCTTACACCAAGCAGCTCATTGGCAGCTTCAACAACTTATAGCGCTACTGTTAGAGGTGGGACTACTGACCCACGGGTAAAAGACCAGGCTGGCAATGCCTTGGCAGCAGACTTTACTTGGTCATTTACTACGGCTACGGCTGACACTACTCCACCAACAGTAACTTCCACGACTCCCAGCAACAATGCTACAGGAGTGAGTACAGGAACAAGCGTCACGGCTACCTTCAGTGAGTCCATAAACTCAGCAACAATTAATACCAATACATTTGAGTTGCGGGGGTCAAACAATACGTTAGTAACGGCTACTGTCACATACAATACCAGCAACAATACTGCAACGCTGACACCGAATAGTCCACTGGCAACTTCTACGACTTATACGGCCACTGTTAAAGGCGGCAGCACTGACCCTAGAGTTAAAGACTCAGCGGGCAATGCCTTAGCAGCAAATGTTACCTGGTCTTTTACCACTGGGGCAGGAGCAACTAGTATCTGGAATAATACAGTAACTCCTACTGTGGTGGCAGACCCGGAGACCAGTGCTGTTGAGGTTGGTGTTAAGTTCCGCTCAGATGTGAGTGGTAAAATAACTGGCATCCGCTTTTACAAGAGTTCAACCAATACGGGTACTCACGTAGGTACTTTGTGGAGCAGCACTGGTACACAACTGAAGAGAGCAACTTTCAGTAACGAAACTGCTTCAGGTTGGCAACAGGTAAATTTTGCTTCTCCACAGACAATTACCGCTAACACTACATATGTAGCGTCTTATCACACTAATGTTGGACAGTACTCCATAGATGAGGGCTACTTTGCTAATGCTGGTGTGGATAATCCACCGTTGCACGCCCTTGCAAATGGGGTGAGTGGCAGCAACGGTGTCTATAAATATAGCTCCAATGCTGCGTTTCCAAACAACAGTTATCAATCAAGCAATTACTGGGTTGATATCGTATTTGCTCCAAACTAA